The genome window GGATTCCCATCGCCTGAAGCAAGTTCTATCCAACCTCGTGAACAATGCCATCAAGTTTACGGATCAAGGTTCCATAGAAATCGGGGTCGAGCTGGAAATGGCTGCGGACGAGCTCGTGGCGAATCTTTGGGTTCGGGATACGGGGATCGGGATACCTGAAGATGTTCAGCGAAAGCTCTTCAAGGCGTTTTCGCAGGCGGACGAGTCGACCTCGCGGAAGTTCGGCGGGACCGGACTAGGATTGGTGATCAGTCAACGCCTGGTGGAATTGATGAACGGCGCGATCGGCCTTTCGAGCGAAGTTGGAGTAGGATCCAAATTTTGGATACGGATGCCCTTCGCTCGTTCGGAAGGGCCTCGGTTTCAGTTGGGAAAGGCGCAGCGCGAGAAGTTGGAGCAGCGGCGTATCCTGATCGTATCGGATCGGCCGGACCTTGCTTACTCCCTGCAGTATGCGTTGCGGGAAGCGTCGATCGAAGCGGACGTGGCGGCGGATTTCGAGGACAGCAAGCTCTTGTTGGAGGAGGCAAAGTTCGATGGTCGTTCGTTTACGGACGTGGTGTTTGACGAGGCGCTGGGTTTGGGGCCGTGGAAGGCGTGTTTGGGGCAGATCAAGATCAGAAGTCTCATGTTGGCGGATCCCTCGCTTCGCCGAACCAGCTTGGACGTGCCGGTGGCTGGAGTGCACCTACTGCCATCTCCTGCTTCGGCTCGCCGTATCATTCATTCCATCCTGAACGAGGAGAACGTGCAGCGAAAGCGTCGTCGCGAAGGGGACGCCCTTCCGCAGTTTCCCGAGGCGAAGATTTTGGTGGTCGACGACAACGATGCGAATCGCTTGGTCGCTGAGGAGCTCTTCAAGCGGCATGGCATCCATCCGCACCTGGCGTCCAGCGGCTGGGAAGCGCTGGAGGAGACGTGCCGGACGAAGTTCGACATCATCTTCATGGACTGCATGATGCCGGAGCTCGATGGATTCGAAACGACGGGGATCATCCGCAGCGGCAGGAATGGCACGCTCTGCCGGGATTCCCAGATCGTGGCGTTGACCGCGAATGCGATGTCGGGCGACCGCGATAAGTGTTTGAAGGCAGGCATGGACGATTACTTGGCCAAGCCTATTCGACCAAAGGTGCTGACGGAAAAGCTACAGCAGGTTTTCGGAGACGGGGAGCAGCGGGCGGTCGAGGCCGATCCGATTGAATTTTCAAGGGAAGAAAAGAACTCCGAGGCTCTAGAACATGCCGGGCCCGGGCTTGAAACGCCTGATGTCTCATTGCCAAGTGCCGAGTCCGAACTCTTCGACCTGGAGGAGCTTTTGGGTATGTTTGGCGATGACAGGGTTTTGATCGGAAGCTTGGTCGACGAATATTTGAGTGGCTTGGACGATACTTTCCAGGCCTTGCGCATGGCTATCGAGGAAACGGCGGACATCGATAAGGCGCGCTTGCATTCGCATAGCATGAAGGGGAGCTCCCGCAGTTTTGGGGCAAATCGCTTGGGCGACGTGGCCGATGACGTGGAGATGGCGTGCGTGAGCGGGGTTTGGAGCCAAGTTGAGTTGGCGTGGCGCAAGATCCCCCTCACGATAAAGGAAACGAAGACGGAGGCGCAGCGCCTGAAACGCGAGGTGCTCGGCTTGGAGAGCTGAACGTGCCAAGGAGAAAGGCGGGCACGAAAAGGCCCGCAGCTTTGGCGAGCGACGGGCACTTGGGTGGCGGAAACTGGGAGGAACTTGCATCCCCCGCTGCTTCTCTGGAAACGCTTACTTCTGGCGGCGCTTCGCGTTGCGGTAGGCTGCGAGCGCAACGCCCGAAACCAGGAGGGCGGCGACGCCCGTGAACACGGTTTGCCAGTTTATTTCCCAGCCTGAGTGGGTGTGAGGTATGGCAGTGCTGTGGGCAGCTGCGGAGGCTGCGATGGCGAGAGAGGCGAGGGTCGTGGTCGTCTTTTTCATTTGAGTCAGGAGTCTTAGGATAATCTCAGGAGCGGGCAATCGTTCGTTTCAGCTCTTGGATGGAAAGCTTGTGTTTTTGGGAGAGTTCTTTGAGCGACTCGTATTCGAGCTTCGTCTTTTTTTTTCCGGAAGGCGTTTCAGATTCTTTAGCTAGAAGCGTACCGTAGTCGGTTTCGATAGCAATCTTTCTTCGTTTAAGGACTCGTCTCTCGGTCAGATGGTAGCGAAGGCCGATGCTGCTGGTATTCTCCAAGATGTAATCGGCCACGGCGTCTCTGCTTTCGCTAGGCGCCAAGGCGCTGAGCAGGAGGCCAGGCCGCCCCTTTTTCATCTGCACGGAGCAAAGGTGAAAGTCTAGAGCGCCGGCTTGCAGCAGGCCGTCCTGGAAGTCGGCGCCGAGGTACTCTCCCGAGAAGTCGTCGAGATTGGTTTCGATGACCCAGGTGCGCGTCGCCTCTTGAGCCGCTTGCTCGAGCAGCGAAACCCTCACGACGTTAGCAGCCTTGAAGTTCTTCTTGCCGGGGCCGTACGCGATTTGGCGGGCAGGTGTTGGCGGCGTTTCGAATCGTGGCTGGAGGTACTTGAGGATGGCGGCTCCGGTAGGCGTGCAGCGCTCGCCTTGCTCCTCGCCCTTGTAGCTCGGCAGGCCTCTCAGAATATCGGCGGTCGCGGGAGCGGGAACGGGCAGCAAGCCATGTTGGGTGTGTACGGAACCGAAGCCGAGGCAGATGGGGTCGCTGTAGCACTGGCTGATGTCGAGTCGGTCCAGCAGCAGGGCGCAGCCTACGATGTCCAGGATGGAGTCGACTCCGCTGACCTCGTGGAAGTGGATTTTCTCGATGGGGATGTCGTGTATCCGGGATTCTGATTCGCCGATGATCTGAAAAATGTCTTTGGCGATGTCTTTGGCTCGCTGCGGAATGTGAGCCGCTTCGATAAGTTGAACGATGTCGCTTAGATGGCGGTGAGGACCGTGATGGTGGTGGTGATGCTCGTCCCCGTGGTGGTGAGAGTGGCTTTCGGTGGGGGCAGCTCCTGTATCCACAATGTTGATATGCTTGCAGACGATGCCGTTTTTGTTGAGGGACTGGACCTCTACCTTGGCGTCGGGCAAATGCAGTTTGGAGGGAAGCGCTTGGATTTCCTCGAAGGCGTCGGCAAGGCTGCATAGGGCGCTGAGCAGCATGTCTCCGGCTACGCCGGAAAAAGGTTCGATGTAGAGGGTATTTGCCATGGGAGCTTATGCCGTACGTTGCAGGATGCGGTAGGCGGCCATGGCGGCCCCGTAGCCATTGTCGATATTGACTACGGTGATACCGTTGGCGCAGCTGGAAAGCATGGTGTTGAGGGCGACGGCTCCGTTCTCGGAAACGCCGTAGCCGACGGAGGCGGGCACGGCGATAATGGGTTGGGGAAGCAGTCCGCCCACCGCGGTAGGCAGGGCTCCTTCGAAGCCGGCCACCACGATGAGGACCTTGTATTTCTTGAGTTCGTCGACCTTGGAAAGGAGCCGATGGATCCCGGCGATGCCGATGTCGTTGTAACGGGCGGCGTGGCAGCCGAGAAACTGCAGGGTGTAGAAGGCCTCGTTGACTACGAAGGCGTCGGAGGTTCCGGCGGAGAGCAGGGCGACCTCGTTGCTCGGGGAGTCCGGGGCATTCGGTTCCCGCAGGGCGAAGACCCCGGAGATATCGTCGTAGAGGCTGCCCTCGAATTGAGATTTGAGTGCTACGCCCTTGTCGGGCTGGACCTTGGTGGCCAATGCGTTGAGGCCTTTGCTTTGGTAGCTCTGTAGGATCTCGATGAGAACGGGTAGCGATTTGCTGGCTCCGTAGATGACCTCGGGGAAGCCGAGTCGTTCGGAGCGGTTGAAGTCGAGTTCGAAAGATTCGCTCATTTCGTGTCGTTGGGAAGGGCGCGATTCAATTTTCCGGAGACCAGGCCTTCCTGGTCGAGAGTCGTTTGGGGGAAGCCGATAGCGGCGAAGGTTTCCACGATTTTAGGCATGTGCGCCTTGAGGGGGGCAATGCTTTCGCTTGGGACTTCGATGCGGGCCTCGTTCTGGTAGTGGCGCACGCGGGCTTCTTCGAAGCCGTAGCGAGCGAGCACGCTTTCGGCGAGCTCGATTCGGTTGAGCTTCTCGCGGGTTACGGATTGGCCGTAGGGGATGCGGGAGCTCAGGCAGGGGCTAGCCGGCTTGTTCCAGTTGGGGAGCTGCAAGCTTTTCGCGAGGGCCCGAACGGCGGCCTTGTCCATTCCGCAGTCGGCGAGGGGGGATCGTACCGCGGCTTGGGAGGCGGCCTGCAGCCCGGGGCGATAGTCGCCGAGATCGTCGCAGTTGGTTCCGTTGGTGGCGACGAAGCCCGGGTATTTTTGCAGGAGGGCGGAGAGGTCGTGGTACAGATGGCTCTTGCAGGCGTAGCAGCGGTTGAAGGGATTGGAGTAGTAGGCTTCGTCGTCGATCTCTTGGGTGTGGATGATATCGAGCTGGATGTCGTAGCGTCGACAGAAGTCCTTGGCCTCCTGCAGGTCCCGCCGCTTGAGGCTTGGAGAGTCTGAGATGCAGCCGATGGCCCTCTCCTTGCCGAGGTTTTGGCGGGCGAGGTAGAGCACCAAGGCGGAGTCGACGCCGCCCGAGAAGGCGGTTACGCTGCCGGGGATTTTGAGAAACCAGTCGCGCGCTGCGCGGAGCAGTTTCTCGGTGTCGATTTCGGGGGCCATATCCTTCATACTCGGAAAGGGGGCATTTGACTGCGTGAGGAGAGCAATTGCGAGAAGAGTCTTTGCGGCGTTCGCGCGGGATGGCCCGAGGCAAGCGTCTTTTTTGCGGTGGGGTAGTCTTGAATTATCGCCCTGCGGGTTTTGCGAAATGTGAAAAAATGTGTGTGTTCAGTATTACAAACTTGGGTTCTGTTTGGATCCGCGGTTTGCTGGAGAAGTTGGGAGATGTCCGCTCTCGTTATGGTTGAAGCAGAAGACGAAAGGGAGGGGAGCGAGGCTCGGACTTTGGGTCCGAAGGGTTCGCTCCGGAGAATTCTTGTTGTTCAGGAAAGCGAGGTTGATCGCGTTTTTTTGGAACGCCTCTTCGACGCCCGCGGTTTGCGGAAGCGCTTCAGCTTGACCTTCGCGCCGGATCACGAGGTTGCCTTGGATCTTCTGGAGAGGAAGGGTTACGAGGTGCTTTTGCTGGACCTAGGCCTCTCGGCGGAGGTGGACATGGATTGGCTGGACGCCTTGCAGGCGAGGACCAATTGCCCCCTGCTAATCCTCAGCGCCTTGGACAACGAGGAGATTGCGGTGCAGGTGATGCAAAGGGGAGTGCAGGACTACCTCAGCAAGAACGAGTTGACCGCGATCGCCCTGGAGCGAACCATCAACCACTCGATCGAGCGGTATCGTTTGATGGCGGAGCTGTCGCAAGCCAAGCGAAAGGCGGAAGCTGCCTCCCAGGCTAAGAGCGATTTTCTGGCTGTCATGAGCCACGAGTTTCGCACCCCGATGAACGGAATCATTGGTGGGATAAATCTCCTGACGACGCTTTGCGAGAAGCAGCAGGCGCAGGAGTTGTTGAACATGATGCGGGAGTGCGCGGAGAGCCAACTGACTTTGATCGGCGACGTCTTGGACATCAGCAAGATCGAGGCGGGCGGGTTGGAGTTGTCCTACGAGCCGTTCAGCCCGCGCGATCTCATCTCTAGCGTGCTGAGCGCCGTGTCCTATGCTGCTCGAGAGAAGGGGATCAAGTTGGCGGTGGATATCGACTCGGGAATGCCGCGGGAGTTGATTTCGGATGCGCGTCGCTTGCGACAGGTCTTGATTAACTTGGCCGGCAATGCGGTGAAGTTCACGGTTGAGGGCGAGGTGAGGATCCATGCTCGCAAGCTGGAAGGGGAGCTCGTCGAGTTTCGCGTGACGGACACGGGGATTGGGATCGAATCGTCGGATATCGACTCGATTTTCGACACCTTCACGCAGGTCGATTCCTCCTACAGCCGCCGCTACGCGGGAGCTGGGCTTGGCCTGGCCATTTGCAAGCGCCTCGTGCGGATGTTGGGCGGTACCATTCGGGTCGAGAGCGAGGTGGGGCGTGGATCGGATTTCCATTTCACCGTGACTTGCAGGGAGCGCGACGATGCGGAGGACCAGAGGCGGGACTTGGAGAGCGATGCGTCGATCCGGTTCGCGGAGGCATATCCCTTGGCGGTGCTGGTCGTCGAAGACAGTCAGCTGGTGCGCAGCTTTCTCATGGCGACTTTAGGAAAGCTGGGCTACGATCCGCATGAAGCGGAATCTGGCAAAGAGGCGCTGCAGCTTGCGGAGAAGAACCATTACGATGCGATATTCATGGACATTCGCATGCCGGACCTGGACGGGTTCGAGACTGCCACGATGCTCTTCGAAATGCAGAAAAACCGGGACGGTTGCGTTCCTTATGTCGCAGCGATTTCCGCTACCGTAAATGACGAGATCAGCCTGGAGTGCGATGCCCGCGGGATTGACCGACTTCTCTTCAAGCCCATTGAAATCGAGGAGATCCGCGGGACCTTGCGCCAAGCTGCTCGCTCCCGGCCAAAGCCGCCTCGCGACGATTTGCTCTGAAGCGGCAAGGAACCTTGTTCTAGGCAGTCCTCAAGTCTGCTCCTGGCTCTTCAGCCAATTCCAAAGCCCCTCGAGGTCGGGGTCATCCACGCTCTCCTGTTCGAAGTCTCGGTCGAGCTTGATTGCGGAATCGAGGTGGTCCGAGGCGTCTTGGTATTGTCCGAGCAGGGAGCAGTAGCAGGCTAGGTTGAACCATAGCACGGGTTCTTGCGGGTGAAGAACGAGGGCTCTCAAGGCGATGTTCTTGGCCTCTTCGTTACGTTCCATCTCCCGCAGGGCGTAAGCCCAATTGATCCATGCATGACGGGAGCTGGGCGTTTGCTCGGCCAGCTGCTTGGATACGGCTTCCATGAGTTCCCAATTCCTTGCTTCGAGGTACAGGCGGGAACGAACGAGCAGGACGTCGTCCATCAATCGCTCGGATGGTTCGATCGCGTCGAGCTCCTCGCTTGCTTCCTTTAACATGCCTAGCTCGATGTATCCGTTCGCGTAGGACACACGTGTAGAAGTGGGGATCATGCTCAGGGACGTTTGCCGATTTCCTCTTTAAGGGTGACGAAGTGTTGAGTGGTTTCTTTCAGGGCAAAGAGCAAACCTGCGGAAAGGGCGATCAAGCTGAGCAGGAAGGTGGCGACCACCGCGCTTGCCAGTGGCAGGTTAGCCACGGTAGCGAATGCGAGGAGGATGGCGGAAAGGAGGGAGAGACACATAGACCCGTACAGCGTAGCCACTGCATTGCGGAGCAAAAGGGAGCGACGGGTGAGGTTGCTGATCTGCTTTTCGAGCGAGCTCGCGTAGTCGATATTGTCCCTGCTGCCGTCGGACAGGAGCGAACGGATCCCTTGCACGATGCGACTGAACCGGGTTTGCAGCGCCCATGCGAGCGTGGCTGCGGAGGTCATCATGAGAAAGGGAGCGAGGATCGCCTGGTAGTTCTCGAGGGTGAGCTGGGTCAGGTCACTCATCTGAAATTTCGAGCTGAACGATTCGGTAGGAAAGGATGGCCTCTCGCGTCGCATAGCCAAGCCCGATGAAGAGGAAGCTGAGCGAGAGTCCGAAGAGGACAAAGACTAAGACAGAGGAGGCGAGGGCACTGAGGACGCCGATCCCGAGAGCGATTGAGGAGAAGACGAGAAATACGACCGTCGTGTAGAAACAGAAGATGGCGTTCCGCACCAGCCGCGCTCGTTGCATAAGCGAATCGATTTGCTTGTTCACGCGGTTGAGGCTGGCGTCGAGCGGTTCCAGGCCTCGACGTTCGCTATTCAGCTGGCGGATGACGGTAACTAAAGTGCTGTACTTGGATTGCAGCCCTGCCAGCAGCAGTCCGACTCCCGTGACCAAGACGGCTGGGGCCAGAGAAGCGTTGATAAAGTTGATCGCGTCCTGTAGTTGCATGGTGGTGACGGAGCGGGGTGTAGCCCACGCGGCAGTTAGGGGCGATTAACGCAAAAATTGTCGCGTTTGTCGACTTTTCACTCGCTAGCGAGGATCGATGCTCGGCAAGCCGTCGATGCTTTGCAGGTTCTTCTCCTGCTGATAGGCGATGATTCCGTCTTCTCCCTTTTTCGAAGCCCACTTGTCTAAGACCTCGCGGTCGCCTTGGTATTCGTAGAGTGGTACCGAGTAACCGCAGGAATCCGCGACGCGCTTAACGTCGAGGTGTATGATGGCCCGGGCTCCGGTGTTTTGGGGAAAGTGGGTGGCGAGACGCTCGTATTCGTCGCTTCCTTTGAGGTGGGCGGTTCCGGTTCCGTGCAGGCGAAAAATTTGCGGAGCTCCTTCGAAGGCGCAGAACATGATCACCATACGCCCGTTCTCTCGGAGATGGGCGATGGTCTCGGCGCCACTCCCGGTGTAGTCCAAGTAGGCGACTTCGAGAGGTCCGAGAACGCGGAAGCTGTCTCCACCTTTTGGTGACAGGTTTACATGGCCGTCGCTGGCGAGAGGAGCGGTTCCGACGAAGAACATCTTTTGCTTTTCGATCCAAGCCATGTGCTTGGCTGACATCTCGGGGTGAACTTTCATGGCGTGGCAGAGTTGTGGAGGGGAGGACTGGGTGTGAATCTTCGCACGATTTTGGGAGCGGAGCGACTGCGCGATGCGGCTCGCTCCTCGCTATTTTTCGATGGTGACCTCGCCTGCTCGAGCCAGGAAGCGGGACCCATCCTCTTTTTCGATAATGAGGGCGCCGCTGTTGTCGATGCCGCTGGCGACTCCGGAGATTCGGCTATCACCTTGAATGAGGCGGATGCTTTTTCCGGCAAGGGTGTCGTAGCGAGGCCAGCGTTCTTTTAGCGCCGCTCGATGGCTGCCGTCAGCGAGTTGCTTGTATGCGATAGCGATGCGTCCGGTAATTGCGGATACAAGTTTGTTGATATCGAAGCTTTGCCCGGAGCTTTGCCTCAGGGAGGTTGCGATTTGCTTGAGCTCCTCCGGCCAATCCGAGCCGTCGCTGTTTACGTTGAGTCCGAGACCGAGCACGGCGCTGAGGACCTGATCTGCTTCCATGCGAGCTTCAGTCAGGATACCGGCGACTTTCTTTCCCTCGATGTGCAGGTCGTTGGGCCACTTGACTTGACAGTTTACGCGGCAGATGGAGTTGATGCATTCGCAAATGTTGATGCCCATCCAGAGGGTGAAGAGCGACATTTGGGTGGGCGAGATTTGAGGTCGGAATCCGAAGCTTGCGTAGAGGTTTCCGTTTTGGGGACTGTGCCAGGCGCGTCCCAGACGTCCGCGTCCAATTGTTTGTAGTCGTGAGATGACTACGAATGGCGTGTTCTCGCCATTGGCGATAAGGCGTTCCGCTTCGGAGTTGGTGCTATCGACCTCGTCGAGCACGATTGCTTTGAATTTGTCGGCGGCGTGTTGAAGGCGGGCTTGGATAAGTGGTTGGTTGAGCTCTTCGGGAACTTTGGTGAGCCGATACCCCTTGCTGCGGACCGCTTCGAAGTCGAAGCCCTGCGCTTTCAGCTTTTCCATGTATGACCAAACGGATACGCGGGAAACTCCGATGAGTTCGGCCAGCTCGCTGCCTGATACGAAGTCGCCGTCGGCGGCGAGAAATTCGCGAATGATGAGGACGTTGCTGTCTGACATGGAAAGGGAAGGTGAGGGGAGGCTGTGGTCTAGGAGTCGAGTCCTATGTCGATCCAGGTGGACTGGTGCACGGTGGCTCCGGTGGAGATGAAGTCGAGCCCGAGTTTCGCCAATTCGGGCAGGGATTCTATGGTGATGCCGCCGCTCGCTTCGGTGACAGCCCGGTCGCCGATGAGCGTTACCGCCTGTTTGAGTTGATCGACCGAGAAGTTGTCTAGAAGGATTATATCGACGCGGGCGGCGAGGGCGTGCTCGATCTGCTCTAGGGTGTCCACTTCCATCTCCACGAGAATCTGGGGATGGCGCCTGCGGGATTCCGCGACGGCGTCGATTGCGGATTGGCGAGGGTTTTCTCCGAAAGCAGCCAGATGGTTGTCCTTCAGCATGACTCGGTCGAAGAGGCCGATGCGATGGTTCCAGCCGCCACCGCAAGCGACGGCGTATTTTTCGAGCGTTCGGTAGCCGGGGGTGGTTTTGCGGGTGTCGAGCAGCCGGGTGGAGCTGTTTCCGAGGGCGTCCACGTAGCGTTGCGTGAGGGTGGCGACGCCGGAGAGCTTTTGCAGGAAATTAAGCAAGGGACGCTCGGCGCTGAGCAAGCTTCGCGCTGGACCGCTCACTGTTCCGATGGCATCGCCTCGAGCGAGAGTGTCGCCGTCCGCCGCTGCCGCTGCGAAGGCGAGCTTGGGATCGTAGGCGGCGAGGACATGCGGAGCCAGCTCGACGCCGCAAAGGGTGATGGGGCTGCGGGCGCGGAGGGTGGTTTTCACCGTTTGGTCAGCGTCGAGCAAGGCGGAGGAATGGTCGCCCGGAGTGTCGGTGCCGCGGCTGAGCCCGCCGCCGGCTAGGTCCTCAGATTTCGCGAGCTGGATAAGCGTTTGGAGAGGAGCGAGGTCGAGGTCGGCCCAGGTGAGGCGCTGGCAGCAACGTTCGGGTTTTTTCATTGGTGCGGCGAATAGTGGCGGCGATTGTGAAAGAGTGAAGGGCGAAAAAGTGAAAAGTGCGGGGACTGGCGAAGCGTTTGGCGCTTGAGAGGCGAGGAGCGGCTTGCTTGCATCGGAGGATGGATTTGCAGGATTTTGTGAGGTCGCTGGAGCAGGAAAATCCCCCTCAAGAAGTGGATGGGGCTCTCTTGGCTTTGTGGTGGGACGCGAAGGGGGACTGGAGCCGGGCCCACGAAATCGCCCAGGATGCTGCCAGTCGCGAGGGCGATTGGGTGCATGCCTACCTCCACCGCAAGGAAGGGGACGAAGGTAACGCGGGCTACTGGTACAGCCGGGCCCGTCAGCCTGTTTTCCACGGGGCGTTGCAAGAGGAATGGCGTAAAATCGTTTCCGCTCTCCTGGAAGTGTGAGGCGTTTCAACTAGGCACCTAGGTGCGATCTTTCCGAGATATCGGGGGCCTTGTTTGATTCCGCTCGGGTTTTGCGCAAGCTTGCCTGTCGTCTTCGATTCATGAAAGATTCCTCTCGCCATGAATTGAAGCTCTTTGCGGCCGAATCGCTCCTTTCTCGACTGATGGACGATGAGGAGTTGATGAGGAAGGTTTTGCAGGCTTGCCTGCAAGACCTCAGCCGAAATTTTGAATTGCTCAAATCGAGTGTCGAAGCGGGGGACGAGTCGACTGCGGGCAAGGTGGCCCATACATTGAAGGGGTCGGCCAAGAACGCAGACCTGCGGGCTCTGGCAGCGATTGCCCTAGAGATAGAGGAGGGTTTGAAAGCGGGGGATAGGGTCGGAGTCGAAAGGCGTCTAGAGGATTTGTCCACTGTCGTGAGGGATTCTATCCGTGAAGTGGAGAGGTACCTTACCGGGATCTAGATAGAGGATCGTTTCGCCGCGCTAGGTTTGGGAACTCGGTCGCTGGAGTTGCATTACCTAGCTTTGTAAAAACGAGGTAAGCGAATCGCCCCGCTTTACGCTTACTTTACGGGAAGAAGCGGCATTGCCGCATGCGATTTTAAAAGGAGCGTTAATGGGGCGAGAGGGTGAAGTTTGTGGCGCTTACCTGCTTCGTAGGAAGATTCTCGCGCCGTTCTCTAGGGTGGTGGAGCTACTTGCCAGTACACTTTGGTCCGAGCTTTGCCGCAGCGAACGGGCCAATGTGATTGGCCTGAATTACTTAACCACTGATTGCACCATGAACGCCACTAAAGAACATACCTCAGACAAGTCAGCCTCTGCTCCTTTGAACGTCTTGATTGTAGACGACAGCATACACGACTACCGCTCCCTTTCAGTCATGATCGGGGCGAATTCAGACAATAGATACGAGTTCGATTGGGCGCGAAATTCGGAGGAAGCGGAGTCCAAGCTCGAAGTAGGCGCTTACGAGATTGTCGCGGTAGACTATAATCTCGGCTTAGAGGAAGGCTCGGAAGTGATTCAGAAGCTTTCTGCCAACTACCCGGCGTCCTCCTACATCATGGTTACGGGGAACCAAGACCCGGACGTCTACAAGCGCGGGATACGCGCTGGAGCGGTGAACTTCGTTCAGAAGAACAAGGAATGTGGAATGATTTTCGACCGAATGGCCCAGTATGCGGTTGAGAGAAAACGATCGGAGAGCTCCTTGAAGATGGCGAACGCCTCGAAGGATTGGCTGATGTCGCTTTTGGAAACGGATCTCGCGACTCCCTTGTTCGCTTTGAACCAGATGCTTTCCACTACCTACAAGGAGGCCGAGAATATGCCCAAGGAGATGCTGATCGAGCTTTTGGATACAGCTTACCAAACTTCCTGCGAAGCCTTGATCGCGACCAAGGAGCTTCTGGATTGGGGGCGCAGCGTGCGTGGGGCGATGCGCCCGAATCTCGCCATGGTAGATGTATCGGGGTGCATTCATCGAGCGGTTCGCCTACTCACCTCCTTGGCCGACGAACGGGGGATCTACATCGCCCAGCGCGGAGTCTTCGACTTCAAGGCCTATTGCGACGAGCGAATGCTCTCGACTGTCCTTCGAAATCTACTCTCTGCAGCGCTGTCGTATTCTGACAACGACAAGACGGTCTGCATCGAATCGGTAGTGGTGGATGGGCACCTTTCGCTTGGGATCAACAGCGAGGGAAGCGGCATCGAAGCCCGCTCCTACGCGTCGCTTTTCGACTCCAAGGGAACCGACAGCGAGTCGTGCAGCCCGATCGAGCGTCAGTCTATTTGTTCGATCCAGGTGGCGAGCCACATGTTGGATTCGATGGGTTGTTCCTTGGAGATTCGCAACGATCCCAAGAAGGGAGTACGCTTCACCTTCAAGCTCCCGCTGAAATTCCCCATGGGAATCTAGAAGACCCCTTGAACAGGCCTGCCTAAAATCGTATTTGTCGCTCGAATCATCATGGAATTCCCAAGACCCATTCAAGTTCTGCTCGTGGAGGACAGCCGCGACCATGCGGTTTTCTTCACGGCTGCCTTGGGCAAGGGCTTCAAGCACACGCATGAAGTGACGGTGGTGGAGTCACTATCCGAGGGTTTCGCTGAATTGTCGTCGGGCCATTACGATTTGATCGTGCTAGATCTTGGCCTGCCTGAGAGCCAGGGACTGGATACGCTGAAGACTTTCTTCCGAGCGATGGGTCCAGCGAATCCTGTCATCGTGCTGACGGCGAATTCCGATGAAGGAATTGGCGAGGAATCCTTGCGGCTGGGGGCGATTGACTTCCTTACCAAAGGGGAATTTGGGGCGGACCAATTGTCGCGGACGGTACGGTATGGGCTCGAGCGCTGGCGTCAGCGCCGCGAACTGGAAGAGGCCCAGAGAAATCTCAAAAGCTTTGCCCATGTCGCGGCTCACGACCTGAAGTCTCCGGTGAAGTCAATTGGCCTCTATGCAAGCTTGCTGAAGCAGAAAGCGGCTTCGCGGGATGCGGACGAGGAAGAAATCGAGTTTATCGAATATATCGAGTCCTTCACCGAGCAAGCCGAGAAGCTGGTCGATAGCCTGCTAAATTTCAGTGTCCTCGGAGAAAAATCTGTTGAGTTGGGTACGGTGGAAGTGTCAGCGATCGCTGGCCAAGCGGTGTCTAACCTCAGCGCATTGGTCGAGGAGGAGTCCGCCACGGTAGAAGTGGGGGAATTGCCGCTAGTCCAAGCGGACGAGGGGCTTTTGGTTCATGTGCTGCAAAACTTGATCTCG of Pelagicoccus enzymogenes contains these proteins:
- a CDS encoding hybrid sensor histidine kinase/response regulator; amino-acid sequence: MKILVVVILTMSAISALAWGVVVKQKTSGEGSVHRQLIAEFVYHARELRLLHDVHSSGDADYLGFLVESRLEKCEEVIGQMGKSGRALRDYNWSEVESSFRDYVRAAEAALGAPGNDGKQWVFHDASNAFEDTLRRLESRARTVLHEQEASIRSMKWVAATGSLFTLAVLVLFYLRTIRETIRRLSTPIILLSRAADRAVRGAKSIRFRNTEVTELQSLGQSLQQFSNRMHELVGERTKELTESNLALERQIERAEAFARQAKEAEEAKSKFLANMSHEIRTPMNGILGMNTVLRETELDDVQRRYLDTLSNCSETLMVLINDILDFSKIEAGKLEIDYSPFDLIEVMEEVATLFALNASQKGLDIVVLANGKLSVPVRGDSHRLKQVLSNLVNNAIKFTDQGSIEIGVELEMAADELVANLWVRDTGIGIPEDVQRKLFKAFSQADESTSRKFGGTGLGLVISQRLVELMNGAIGLSSEVGVGSKFWIRMPFARSEGPRFQLGKAQREKLEQRRILIVSDRPDLAYSLQYALREASIEADVAADFEDSKLLLEEAKFDGRSFTDVVFDEALGLGPWKACLGQIKIRSLMLADPSLRRTSLDVPVAGVHLLPSPASARRIIHSILNEENVQRKRRREGDALPQFPEAKILVVDDNDANRLVAEELFKRHGIHPHLASSGWEALEETCRTKFDIIFMDCMMPELDGFETTGIIRSGRNGTLCRDSQIVALTANAMSGDRDKCLKAGMDDYLAKPIRPKVLTEKLQQVFGDGEQRAVEADPIEFSREEKNSEALEHAGPGLETPDVSLPSAESELFDLEELLGMFGDDRVLIGSLVDEYLSGLDDTFQALRMAIEETADIDKARLHSHSMKGSSRSFGANRLGDVADDVEMACVSGVWSQVELAWRKIPLTIKETKTEAQRLKREVLGLES
- the larC gene encoding nickel pincer cofactor biosynthesis protein LarC; this encodes MANTLYIEPFSGVAGDMLLSALCSLADAFEEIQALPSKLHLPDAKVEVQSLNKNGIVCKHINIVDTGAAPTESHSHHHGDEHHHHHHGPHRHLSDIVQLIEAAHIPQRAKDIAKDIFQIIGESESRIHDIPIEKIHFHEVSGVDSILDIVGCALLLDRLDISQCYSDPICLGFGSVHTQHGLLPVPAPATADILRGLPSYKGEEQGERCTPTGAAILKYLQPRFETPPTPARQIAYGPGKKNFKAANVVRVSLLEQAAQEATRTWVIETNLDDFSGEYLGADFQDGLLQAGALDFHLCSVQMKKGRPGLLLSALAPSESRDAVADYILENTSSIGLRYHLTERRVLKRRKIAIETDYGTLLAKESETPSGKKKTKLEYESLKELSQKHKLSIQELKRTIARS
- the larB gene encoding nickel pincer cofactor biosynthesis protein LarB codes for the protein MSESFELDFNRSERLGFPEVIYGASKSLPVLIEILQSYQSKGLNALATKVQPDKGVALKSQFEGSLYDDISGVFALREPNAPDSPSNEVALLSAGTSDAFVVNEAFYTLQFLGCHAARYNDIGIAGIHRLLSKVDELKKYKVLIVVAGFEGALPTAVGGLLPQPIIAVPASVGYGVSENGAVALNTMLSSCANGITVVNIDNGYGAAMAAYRILQRTA
- the larE gene encoding ATP-dependent sacrificial sulfur transferase LarE; translation: MKDMAPEIDTEKLLRAARDWFLKIPGSVTAFSGGVDSALVLYLARQNLGKERAIGCISDSPSLKRRDLQEAKDFCRRYDIQLDIIHTQEIDDEAYYSNPFNRCYACKSHLYHDLSALLQKYPGFVATNGTNCDDLGDYRPGLQAASQAAVRSPLADCGMDKAAVRALAKSLQLPNWNKPASPCLSSRIPYGQSVTREKLNRIELAESVLARYGFEEARVRHYQNEARIEVPSESIAPLKAHMPKIVETFAAIGFPQTTLDQEGLVSGKLNRALPNDTK